The following are encoded together in the Tripterygium wilfordii isolate XIE 37 chromosome 18, ASM1340144v1, whole genome shotgun sequence genome:
- the LOC119983271 gene encoding jasmonoyl--L-amino acid synthetase JAR4-like codes for MLEKMEGLNTEKLIEEFEEMTKDAERVQRETLKKILEDNASTEYLQNLGLKGRTDPDSFKSCVPLVTHKDLEHYIRRIGDGESTPVLTGRPITTISLSSGTTQGKPKFVPFNDELMETTLQTLHTSFAFRNREYPIIHNGKALQFIYSSKQIKTKGGLFAGTATTNLFRNPKYKDGMKAIQSLSCSPDEVIFGADFHQSLYCHLLCGIIFREEIQFVASTFAHSIVHAFRTFELVWEELLADIRDGVLSSKVTDASIRNVMAKLLKPNPGLADLIRQKCLALTNWYGLVPELFPNVKYIYGIMTGSMEPYLKKLRQYAGVVPLVCADYGSSEGWIGANVNPKLSPEFATYAVLPNIGYFEFIPLRESVKGQDDISESAFLYMEKKPVGLTEVKVGEEYEVVLTNGAGLYRYRLGDVVKVAGFHNSTPELKFVYRRNLVLTINIDKNTENDLQLAVAEAAKILTDQKLEVVDFSSHVDLSTEPGHYVIFWEVNGNASEEVLKQCCNCLDRSFIDAGYVSSRKVNTIGPLELRIVQRGTFQKVLDHFLGLGGAVSQFKTPRCLGPNNNTVLQILLNNVAKSYFSTAFV; via the exons ATGTTGGAGAAGATGGAGGGTCTTAATACAGAGAAACTAATCGAGGAATTTGAGGAAATGACTAAGGATGCTGAGAGGGTTCAAAGAGAAACCCTGAAGAAGATTTTGGAAGATAATGCATCCACAGAGTACCTACAGAATCTGGGTCTTAAGGGGAGAACTGACCCAGATAGTTTCAAGTCTTGTGTTCCTCTTGTGACTCACAAGGATTTGGAGCATTATATTCGTAGAATTGGTGATGGTGAATCTACGCCCGTTCTTACTGGAAGGCCGATAACCACCATATCTTTGAG CTCTGGTACTACTCAAGGAAAGCCCAAGTTCGTTCCCTTCAATGATGAATTGATGGAAACCACCTTGCAGACACTTCATACTTCGTTTGCATTCAGAAAcag GGAATATCCTATTATTCACAATGGGAAGGCCTTACAATTCATCTACAGCAGCAagcaaattaaaacaaaagggGGTTTGTTTGCAGGAACTGCTACTACAAATCTCTTTCGCAATCCAAAGTACAAAGATGGAATGAAGGCAATTCAGTCGCTGAGCTGCAGTCCAGACGAAGTAATATTTGGTGCTGATTTTCACCAGTCATTGTACTGTCACCTCTTATGTGGAATAATATTTCGAGAAGAAATCCAATTTGTTGCCTCCACATTTGCCCACAGCATCGTCCATGCTTTCCGTACTTTTGAACTAGTCTGGGAAGAGTTACTCGCTGATATACGAGATGGTGTCCTCTCTAGCAAAGTCACTGATGCTTCCATTCGAAATGTTATGGCCAAATTGCTTAAGCCAAATCCTGGATTGGCCGATTTAATCCGTCAAAAGTGTTTAGCGCTCACTAATTGGTATGGTTTAGTACCAGAACTTTTTCCCAATGTGAAGTACATCTATGGGATAATGACTGGGTCAATGGAGCCTTATCTCAAGAAACTGAGGCAATATGCAGGGGTAGTGCCCTTAGTTTGTGCTGATTATGGCTCTTCAGAAGGCTGGATTGGAGCAAACGTGAACCCAAAACTGTCACCAGAGTTTGCCACCTATGCTGTTCTTCCAAATATTGGATATTTTGAATTCATTCCCCTAAGGGAGAGTGTTAAGGGTCAGGATGATATAAGCGAGTCTGCTTTCCTCTATATGGAGAAGAAGCCAGTGGGTCTTACCGAAGTCAAGGTTGGAGAAGAATACGAGGTTGTCCTCACCAATGGTGCAG GCTTGTACAGGTACAGGCTAGGAGATGTGGTGAAAGTTGCGGGCTTCCATAACTCCACTCCAGAACTCAAATTTGTCTACAGGAGGAACCTTGTGTTGACCATCAACATCGACAAAAATACAGAGAACGACTTACAGTTGGCCGTTGCAGAAGCTGCCAAGATTTTAACTGATCAGAAACTAGAGGTGGTTGATTTCAGTAGCCATGTTGATTTATCAACAGAACCTGGCCATTACGTGATCTTCTGGGAAGTTAATGGCAATGCAAGTGAGGAGGTCTTGAAGCAGTGTTGCAATTGCCTTGACCGGTCTTTCATCGATGCCGGCTATGTCAGCTCGCGAAAGGTAAATACCATAGGACCACTTGAGCTTCGGATTGTACAGAGAGGAACCTTCCAGAAGGTTCTCGACCATTTCCTAGGATTAGGAGGTGCCGTTAGCCAGTTTAAGACACCCAGATGCCTAGGACCCAATAACAACACAGTCCTGCAAATCTTGTTGAACAATGTGGCTAAGAGCTACTTCAGTACTGCTTTTGTGTGA